A genome region from Dickeya chrysanthemi NCPPB 402 includes the following:
- the hyfE gene encoding hydrogenase 4 membrane subunit, which yields MTGSLLVNNLAGLLIITSLLVIAARKPTVSAALYALQSLVLVLIFIALGGLLGSHELYLWSLTAFITKVVMVPAIMGFAFRRLADPKADGGVISTATLILIATLIVLLSYFAVSPVKLPMVNDLKPVLAVSLGHFLIGLLCIVSQRNILKQVFGYCLMENGAHLTLALLAYRAPELVEIGIATDAIFAVIVMALMARKIHRTLHTLDVQQLTALKG from the coding sequence ATGACTGGATCGCTTCTCGTCAATAATCTGGCTGGTTTGCTGATCATCACCTCGTTGCTGGTGATCGCCGCCAGAAAACCCACGGTATCCGCCGCGCTGTATGCATTGCAGTCGCTGGTGCTGGTGCTGATCTTTATCGCCCTGGGCGGCTTGCTCGGCTCCCACGAACTGTATCTGTGGTCACTGACCGCCTTCATCACCAAAGTGGTGATGGTGCCGGCCATCATGGGCTTCGCGTTCCGTCGGCTGGCGGACCCGAAAGCCGACGGCGGCGTGATCAGCACCGCCACGCTGATCCTGATCGCCACGCTTATCGTGTTGCTAAGCTACTTTGCCGTTTCGCCGGTGAAACTGCCGATGGTCAATGACCTCAAGCCGGTGCTGGCGGTGTCGCTCGGCCACTTCCTGATTGGCCTGCTGTGTATCGTCAGCCAGCGCAACATCCTCAAACAGGTGTTCGGCTACTGCCTGATGGAGAACGGCGCCCACCTGACGCTGGCGCTGCTGGCTTACCGCGCACCGGAGCTGGTGGAGATCGGCATCGCGACCGACGCCATTTTCGCCGTCATCGTGATGGCGCTGATGGCGCGCAAAATCCACCGCACGCTGCACACGCTGGATGTTCAGCAATTGACTGCGCTGAAAGGATAA
- a CDS encoding hydrogenase 4 subunit D — translation MENIALATLLLPFLGALLIAFAPQRLAKGLCTLFALLATLGMALLAWRYFDGGKTDLVVPLYRYGQADLFGFVFDRISLLIGFAVVSLGFLVSLYSCGYLTLGNREHPHDGSNRYYAFLLVFIGAMAGLTLSSTLLGQLLFFEITGGCSWALIGYYQKPKSLRSALKALLVTHVASVGLYLAAAWLFASTGTFALSAIAQLDDSSKIIVFSGILFAAWGKSAQLPLHVWLPDAMEAPTPVSAYLHAASMVKVGVYIFARAILSAVEVPHVIGVVGVIMATITLVYGFLMYLPQKDMKRLLAYSTITQLAYIFLALSLSIFGSRMAFDAGMAYIFNHAYAKSLFFLVAGALSYSCGTRMLPQLRGMMARLPLLGIGFCVAALAITGVPPFNGFFSKFPLFAAGFALSNDIWWLLPLLVIVLVESVASFAWFLFWFGRTVPGEPSEEVASATPVPMSMNLVLLVLIVMSLCSSVIAALWLK, via the coding sequence ATGGAGAATATTGCTCTTGCCACCCTGCTGCTGCCGTTTCTCGGCGCGCTGCTGATAGCTTTTGCGCCGCAACGCCTTGCCAAAGGGTTGTGTACGCTGTTCGCCTTGCTGGCGACGCTTGGTATGGCGCTGTTGGCCTGGCGTTACTTCGACGGCGGCAAAACCGATCTGGTCGTGCCGCTTTATCGGTACGGCCAGGCAGATTTGTTCGGTTTCGTGTTCGATCGCATCAGCCTGTTGATCGGCTTTGCGGTGGTCTCGCTCGGTTTTCTGGTTAGCCTCTATTCCTGCGGCTACCTGACGCTGGGCAATCGCGAACACCCACACGACGGCAGTAATCGCTACTACGCGTTTCTGCTGGTATTTATCGGCGCCATGGCCGGGCTGACGCTGTCGTCCACCCTGCTCGGTCAGTTGTTGTTCTTCGAAATCACCGGCGGTTGTTCCTGGGCGCTGATCGGCTACTACCAGAAACCGAAGTCACTGCGCTCGGCACTTAAAGCGCTGCTGGTGACCCACGTCGCTTCCGTCGGCTTGTATCTGGCGGCCGCCTGGCTGTTCGCCTCGACCGGCACCTTCGCGCTCAGCGCCATCGCGCAACTGGACGACAGCAGCAAAATCATCGTATTCAGCGGCATTCTGTTCGCCGCCTGGGGCAAATCGGCCCAGTTGCCGTTGCATGTCTGGCTGCCGGACGCGATGGAAGCGCCGACGCCGGTGAGTGCGTATCTGCACGCCGCGTCGATGGTGAAAGTCGGCGTGTATATTTTTGCCCGCGCCATTCTGTCTGCCGTCGAGGTGCCACATGTTATCGGCGTGGTAGGCGTCATCATGGCCACCATCACGCTGGTGTACGGCTTCCTGATGTATCTGCCGCAAAAAGACATGAAGCGACTGCTGGCGTACTCCACCATCACCCAGCTTGCCTATATTTTTCTGGCGCTGTCGTTGTCCATCTTCGGTTCGCGCATGGCCTTTGACGCCGGGATGGCCTACATCTTCAACCACGCTTACGCCAAGAGCTTGTTCTTTCTGGTGGCCGGGGCGCTCAGCTACAGCTGCGGCACCCGCATGTTGCCGCAGTTGCGCGGCATGATGGCGCGCCTGCCGCTGCTGGGCATCGGTTTCTGCGTGGCGGCGTTGGCTATCACCGGTGTGCCGCCGTTCAACGGATTTTTCAGCAAATTCCCGCTGTTCGCCGCCGGATTTGCGCTCTCCAACGACATCTGGTGGTTATTGCCGCTGCTGGTCATCGTGCTGGTGGAATCGGTCGCCAGCTTTGCCTGGTTCCTCTTCTGGTTTGGCCGCACCGTACCGGGCGAGCCGTCCGAGGAGGTGGCGTCAGCGACGCCGGTGCCGATGTCGATGAATCTGGTGCTGCTGGTGCTGATAGTGATGTCGCTGTGCTCCAGCGTTATCGCCGCACTCTGGCTGAAATAA
- a CDS encoding respiratory chain complex I subunit 1 family protein, which produces MTYVSLIFPLLCALLQAVLLMAAAPLLSGLSRVLRAKMHSRQGPGVLQDYRDIVKLLRRQEVAPEHSGGVFRLMPFILLGTMLLVAMTLPAMTDASPFGSAGDVITLLYLFAVFRFFFSLSGLDSGSTFAGIGASRELTLGILVEPILMLALLVVALVAGSTNIGNISVKLASGHWVSPTATVLALLACAFATFIEMGKIPFDVAEAEQELQEGPLTEYAGAGLALVKWGISLKQVVVATLFLSIFVPFGKAETLTAVSLLWGALALFIKLVVVFVIAAIIENSLARGRFLLTGRVTWLGFGVAALAFVFYLTGL; this is translated from the coding sequence ATGACTTACGTTTCACTCATTTTTCCGCTGTTGTGCGCGCTGTTGCAGGCTGTACTGCTGATGGCGGCGGCACCGCTGCTGTCCGGCCTGTCGCGCGTGCTCCGCGCCAAAATGCACTCCCGACAAGGGCCGGGGGTGCTGCAGGACTATCGTGACATCGTCAAACTGTTGCGACGCCAGGAAGTGGCGCCCGAGCACAGCGGCGGCGTGTTTCGCCTGATGCCGTTCATCCTGCTCGGCACCATGCTGCTGGTGGCGATGACGCTGCCGGCGATGACCGATGCTTCGCCGTTCGGTTCCGCCGGAGATGTCATCACCCTGCTGTACCTGTTCGCGGTATTTCGCTTTTTCTTTTCGCTGTCCGGCCTGGACTCCGGCAGTACCTTCGCCGGTATCGGCGCCAGCCGCGAACTGACGCTCGGCATTCTGGTAGAGCCTATCCTGATGCTCGCGCTGCTGGTGGTGGCGCTGGTCGCCGGCTCCACCAACATCGGCAACATCAGCGTCAAGCTGGCGAGCGGCCATTGGGTATCGCCGACCGCCACCGTGCTGGCGCTGCTGGCCTGCGCCTTCGCTACCTTTATCGAAATGGGCAAAATCCCGTTCGATGTCGCGGAAGCGGAACAGGAACTGCAGGAAGGGCCGTTGACCGAATACGCCGGTGCCGGGCTGGCGCTGGTGAAATGGGGCATCAGCCTTAAGCAGGTGGTGGTCGCCACCCTGTTCCTGTCGATTTTCGTGCCGTTCGGCAAAGCGGAAACGCTGACCGCCGTCAGTCTGTTGTGGGGCGCGCTGGCGCTGTTCATCAAGCTGGTGGTGGTATTCGTCATCGCCGCGATTATCGAAAACAGCCTGGCGCGCGGGCGCTTCCTGCTGACCGGCCGGGTGACCTGGCTCGGCTTCGGTGTGGCGGCGCTGGCATTCGTTTTCTACCTGACTGGATTATAA
- the hyfB gene encoding hydrogenase 4 subunit B, which produces MTPWQLITPLQLITPLQWLGLSLALYLAGALFSLLCCRRESLAIRLSGLCALAGGCAGVLAAAPVLLGGGALTAVFDGPFDAFAHLTLRFDTLAAFMTLVISLLVAVSALYSLAYLEEYRGRGAWAMGFFMNLFVASMVALVVVDNAFYFIVLFEVMSLSSYFLVIADQDDEAVSAGLLYFLIAHAGSVLIMAAFFLLYRHSASLDFADFRHASLSAPQASVVFLLAFFGFGAKAGMLPLHGWLPRAHPAAPSHASALMSGVMVKIGVFGIIKVGIDLLGATETWWGVVVLAFGAVSSVLGVLYALAEHDIKRLLAYHTVENIGIILMGVGVGMIGIATHHPLLALLGLLGGLYHLLNHAVFKGLLFLGAGAVIYRVHTKDMEKMGGLARLMPRTALAFLVGCMAISALPPLNGFVSEWFTYQSLFTLSHDGGIGLRLAAPIAIVMLAITGALAAMCFVKVYGISFCGAPRSEKATHAREVPWPMTLAMLLLALLCVLLGIGASVVSPIITRIAADLAQTPAVAMAQGLGVFPGDSQQTRLNTPLIFILLLALPLLPLMLYSLLRGPRLGFRQKGTPWACGYGYEQAMSASAGSFTQPLRVMFAPLYRVRKTLDPAPAMQQALEKTTLAAARAEPVWDDHVVMPVVSAVQRISRAVQWIQHGDFRVYCLYVVAALVALLLVTLV; this is translated from the coding sequence ATGACGCCATGGCAATTGATCACGCCATTACAATTGATCACGCCATTACAATGGTTGGGCCTGTCGCTGGCGCTGTATCTGGCGGGCGCCTTGTTCTCATTACTGTGCTGCCGCCGGGAATCGCTGGCGATCCGCCTCAGTGGGCTGTGCGCGCTGGCGGGCGGTTGCGCCGGGGTGTTGGCCGCGGCACCGGTACTGCTGGGCGGCGGCGCGCTGACCGCCGTATTCGACGGCCCGTTTGACGCCTTTGCCCACCTCACGCTGCGCTTTGACACACTCGCCGCCTTTATGACGCTGGTGATTTCACTGCTGGTGGCGGTATCCGCACTGTATTCGCTGGCGTATCTGGAGGAGTACCGTGGCCGTGGCGCCTGGGCGATGGGGTTCTTCATGAACCTGTTTGTCGCCTCCATGGTGGCGCTGGTCGTGGTGGATAACGCCTTCTACTTCATTGTGCTGTTCGAAGTGATGTCGCTCAGTTCCTACTTCCTGGTGATCGCCGATCAGGATGACGAAGCCGTCAGCGCCGGGTTGCTCTATTTCCTGATTGCCCATGCCGGTTCCGTACTGATTATGGCGGCGTTCTTCCTGCTCTATCGCCACAGCGCCAGCCTCGACTTCGCCGATTTCCGCCATGCTTCGCTATCGGCGCCGCAGGCTTCGGTGGTGTTCCTGCTGGCGTTTTTCGGTTTCGGCGCCAAAGCCGGGATGCTGCCGTTGCACGGCTGGCTGCCGCGCGCTCACCCGGCTGCCCCGTCGCACGCCTCTGCGTTGATGTCGGGCGTTATGGTGAAGATCGGGGTGTTCGGCATCATCAAAGTCGGTATTGATTTACTGGGTGCCACGGAAACCTGGTGGGGCGTCGTCGTGCTGGCATTCGGCGCGGTTTCGTCAGTGCTGGGTGTGCTGTACGCACTGGCCGAGCATGATATCAAGCGTCTGCTGGCGTACCACACGGTAGAAAATATCGGCATCATTTTGATGGGCGTCGGCGTCGGCATGATCGGCATCGCCACCCACCATCCGCTGCTGGCGTTGCTTGGCCTGCTGGGCGGGTTGTATCACCTGCTCAACCATGCGGTGTTCAAAGGGTTGCTGTTCCTCGGCGCCGGTGCGGTGATTTACCGCGTCCACACCAAAGACATGGAAAAAATGGGCGGGCTGGCACGGCTGATGCCGCGTACGGCGCTGGCGTTTCTGGTGGGTTGTATGGCGATATCCGCCCTGCCGCCACTCAATGGTTTTGTCAGCGAATGGTTTACCTATCAGTCGCTGTTCACCCTCAGCCATGACGGCGGCATTGGTTTACGCCTGGCGGCGCCGATCGCCATCGTGATGCTGGCGATCACCGGTGCGCTGGCGGCGATGTGTTTCGTCAAGGTGTATGGCATCAGTTTCTGCGGCGCGCCGCGTAGCGAGAAAGCCACCCACGCCCGTGAAGTGCCCTGGCCGATGACGCTCGCCATGTTATTGCTGGCGCTGCTGTGCGTGCTGCTCGGTATCGGTGCCAGCGTGGTTTCGCCGATTATTACCCGCATCGCGGCCGATCTGGCACAGACCCCGGCAGTCGCCATGGCGCAAGGGCTGGGGGTTTTCCCCGGCGACAGCCAGCAGACCCGCCTCAATACCCCGCTGATCTTCATCCTGTTGCTGGCGCTGCCGTTGCTGCCGCTGATGCTCTACAGCCTGCTGCGCGGCCCGCGCCTCGGTTTCCGTCAGAAAGGCACGCCCTGGGCCTGTGGTTACGGCTATGAGCAAGCCATGTCGGCTTCCGCCGGCAGCTTTACCCAGCCGCTGCGGGTGATGTTCGCGCCGCTCTATCGGGTACGAAAAACCCTCGATCCGGCTCCGGCGATGCAACAGGCACTGGAAAAAACCACGCTGGCGGCGGCACGAGCCGAACCCGTCTGGGATGACCACGTGGTCATGCCGGTGGTCAGCGCCGTGCAGCGCATCAGCCGTGCCGTGCAATGGATTCAGCACGGCGATTTCCGGGTGTACTGCCTGTATGTGGTGGCGGCGCTGGTGGCCCTGCTACTGGTCACTCTGGTTTAA